The Brassica rapa cultivar Chiifu-401-42 chromosome A10, CAAS_Brap_v3.01, whole genome shotgun sequence genome segment TTGGAACCATGCAATACACACCAGGAGATGTAGCGAACTTCTTTTCTTTGAGTAACATTCTCCATGATGTAGAATCTCCACCTCAGGTTTCCACCACTCAAAATGGCTTTCACAGAAATGGCAACGCTGCAATGGTACTCGCATCCCTTTTGTAATTGTTTCATAAAGTGACCTTACCATCCCATTTGCTTAGTGCATCTGACTCTATTCTTTTCAGTTAAAGAAGTGCACCGAGTTGGTAGAACTTGCTAAAAGTTCTTTAGAAGAAGGTACGGATATTTTCTATGCAATTGAGGCAGCTAATGAAGTTCTGGATGCGCATTCTAATGATATTGAGTCCGCGCTAAGGCATGAATGCCTTTGTACTCGTGCCGCATTGTTGCTCAAGGTCCTTTAAAACTGGTGCCTGTAATTACCTTGAATCCCTACGTTAGTCGTTGCTGATAATCTTAATCAGTTGAATTCTTTATTTTCCAGAGGAAGTGGAAGAATGATGCTCATATGGCCGCAAGAGATTGCCAAAATGCTAGGAGAATTGATGCTTCATCTTTTAAAGCTCATTACTACATGTCTGAAGCATTGCAGCAAGTAAATTCATAGCTCTGATCAcagttaaaaaatttagtttacgATCGGACATAGAGTTGGACCTGCAATAAGCATTTATTTTAGTCTCCTTtccattttcttatatattcgTGCTTTCTCACAGTTGGGAAAATGTAAAGAAGCTCTGGATTTTGCGACAGCTGCACAACAATTGAAACCATCGGATGCTGATATAGTGGCAAAGGTGGAGAGCATTAAAAGGGATCTTCAAGCAGGTTTGTGACCTTTAGTGTATGTCTTTTCTTCTAGATGAAACTGCTtagttgttttatatattttctcgCTGTTCTTGTTTAGTTGTAttgttttttgcattttaatGAATTATAATCATCTGTTACTAGTAAAGCAATAACGAGAATATATCATATACAGATGAAGGGCTCgtctttttacattttaaaatcacCATGTACTTGTCTTTTGATTGACAAATCAGCTGGAGCTGAAAAAAAAGAGGAGCCAGAAGGAGGAACTGGTAGAGTACTTTCTTTGAGCGACATACTTTATAGATCAGAGGCGAACAGTGACAGTTCGCATGATATGTCGAGATCCGAAGGAGACCAGTCTGATTATGATGAGGAATTAGAGGTTGATATTCAAACTTCCATGTCAGATGATGAAGGAGGAGATCCAGACTCGAATGCTATGCGTGGTTGCCTAAATCTAAGAATTCATAGAGTAAGTGATGATAATAAGCCCATAGAAAATTCTGGTGATAATGGCTCCTCAGGAACTGCATCGTCATCTCAAAATGATAGAACCTCTTATCAGGTTAGTTTTCAGATTATGCAACTGTTCGATTGTATTCGGAAAAAAGAAAACTTAGCATATTGAATTTGTGTTCCAGTTAGTATTTGGTTTCTTGTGTGTTGTGTTTCATACTCCTCGTTAACTTGATGTATACCATCTACCCCATTTGTTTCTTGGTGATCTGAAGCCGGAGGGAGCCATTGATATGAAGCGTAGATATATTGGCCACTGTAACATTGGAACTGATATTAAGCAAGCCAGTTTTCTCGGCCAGAGAGGTACGTTTTTGTGTTCGGGTTGCAAATTTTATGTTCATCTGAATGCAATTCCAGCGAGGTAGGAAAAAGATTACATAGTTATTGACTTTCTGTGAACATTTATTACCACATTTTAGGTGAATATATTGCGTGTGGAAGTGATGATGGTAGGTGGTTTATATGGGAGAAGCAGACGGGGAGGCTTATGAAAGTACTTGTTGGCGATGAAGCaggtttttgtttgttgtttatCACTTCTTTCCATTAATACATAAATCAATTTTTCTCGAATTTCATTAGTTGGCTAAAGAAATTCATCTTTTGTTTCTAGTTGTGAACTGCATTCAGTGCCATCCTTTTGATAGCGTTGTAGCAACGAGTGGAATCGATAACACAATAAAGGTAAGCAAGCGCATAGAAGCTAGCTATCTCCCCTGCAATTTTAATTGAAGAGCTCTTAGATTAACATATGCAAGTTGAAAAAATGTGTGAAGATGTGGAGTCCAATCGCATCAGTACCATCGATTGTAGCGGGTGGATCAGCTGGACCTGCAACAGCCAATGTAGTGGAAGCAATGGAGAGTAATCAACAGAAGCTAAGCCGCAATCGAGAGAACCCTCTGTAAGTTTTTCCTGTGATACTACCAAGCAAAGGCGGAAGGAATCAGAGTTCGTAGAGTTAAATTTTGGTGTTTTGTTATCCATTTGTAGGT includes the following:
- the LOC103846766 gene encoding WD and tetratricopeptide repeats protein 1, which encodes MENLSFHDGNIFNLLHSRSTEPSHDVDQRMQLHSSLVRRLSQEQELEGHQGCVNAISWNSTGSLLVSGSDDLRVNIWDYSSRKLVHSVESGHTANIFCTKFVPETSDELVVSGAGDAEVRLFNLAGLRGRADDDNALTPSAMYQCHTRRVKKLAVEPGNPNVVWSASEDGTLRQHDFRESTSCPPAGSAHQDCRSVLLDLRSGAKRALADPPKQTLSLKSCDISATRPHLLLVGGSDAFARLYDRRMLPPLTSCRKRMPPPPCVNYFCPMHLSERGRTNLHLTHVTFSPNGEEVLLSYSGEHVYLMNVNNGVGTMQYTPGDVANFFSLSNILHDVESPPQVSTTQNGFHRNGNAAMLKKCTELVELAKSSLEEGTDIFYAIEAANEVLDAHSNDIESALRHECLCTRAALLLKRKWKNDAHMAARDCQNARRIDASSFKAHYYMSEALQQLGKCKEALDFATAAQQLKPSDADIVAKVESIKRDLQAAGAEKKEEPEGGTGRVLSLSDILYRSEANSDSSHDMSRSEGDQSDYDEELEVDIQTSMSDDEGGDPDSNAMRGCLNLRIHRVSDDNKPIENSGDNGSSGTASSSQNDRTSYQPEGAIDMKRRYIGHCNIGTDIKQASFLGQRGEYIACGSDDGRWFIWEKQTGRLMKVLVGDEAVVNCIQCHPFDSVVATSGIDNTIKMWSPIASVPSIVAGGSAGPATANVVEAMESNQQKLSRNRENPLSVELLQRFRMQEFAEGNFHPFECTQS